GGTGCGAAGTGTGCTGGATGAGATACAAGGTCCGGTCAAACTGGTAGGACATTCTGTTGGGGCAGCCATAGCCGCGGCGGTGATGCAGGAGAGTGGACGTGAAAATATTCAGCTTGCCATGCTGCAGCCCGTATGGGGAGCCTCGAAAGATGGTATGCAGCGCCTAATATCAAGACTCCCGAGAAGAATGCTGCAAGGACTGTTATCTCGGATGTCTCCACAGCAATTGGCTGGGCAGTTAAAAAGAGCAGAGGCTGCGGGGATCAATCCAACCGTGCTGGAAGGTTATGCGAGGAGATCTTCTTCTGGTATGAAGTCTCCTCGCATCGCAGGAGCGAATGCTGATTTGCTCCACTGGATACAGTCCCATCCAAATGATAAAGTGTCACAGACAAGTGCAGATGCGCAGCGCACACTCATGGTTTGGGGGACGAACGATAAGGGATACACGCGCCCCGAAAATATCCATTCATCCGTTCAACGTGTGGAACTTCCCTATGGGCATCACTTTCCCCTGTTTCATGTGGAAGAAACAGCTTCACTGCTTGTGAAATGGCAAATGAAGAGACGGTAAGCGAAGAAATGAAGTGTGCATTCCCTAAATTACAAAATATTCAGGTAGCTCGATAATAAAATGTTAAATTATATTACACATACAGTTAGATAAACGGAATGAAAACGTTATTTTCACTCCCATTTATACTTGTCGCACAATAAAACGATGCTCATTTTGGCAAGGCAGTACATTGTGACCCTCTTCTGAACTGCGATAGACTTGATTTCAAGATCAACAGCTAAGAGGAGGATGTGTACGATGCCACTTCAAAAAACGTTATTGGCACTGGACGCGCTGGACAGCGCTTATGTAAATGGTGAAAGTGTAAAGCAACTATTTGTTCAATATCCACAAGTTTCCGTTGAAGTGCTGACCGTACAAGGGGAAAAGGGAAGTACGGATTTTGTTAAAATCATCATCCCTGGTACAAACGGCAAGTTGTCAGGAGGGCAGGCCCCGACCATGGGGATTGTCGGACGACTGGGTGGAATCGGCGCCCGTCCAACACGCATTGGACTCGTTTCGGATGCAGATGGCGCCGTCGCTGCTGTCGCAGCAGGACTGAAACTCGCCGATATGCAGACCAAGGGTGATTCGCTCAAAGGTGATGTCATTGTGACTACGCATATCTGTCCGGATGCCCCGACTCTTCCGCATGAACCGGTGGATTTTATGGACTCTCCGGTCGACATTTTGCAGATGAACGAACATGAGGTTCTGCCAGAGATGGAAGCTATTTTGTCCATTGATACAACCAAAGGAAACCGGGTGATTAACCATAAAGGCATCGCTATTTCGCCCACGGTGAAAGAGGGATATATTTTACGGGTGAGCGATGATTTGCTCCGAATTATGGAGATGACCACAGGGCAGCTGCCTGTGACTTTCCCGATTACGACGCAGGATATTACGCCATATGGCAATGACTTATACCATATTAATTCCATTTTACAGCCAGCTGTGGCTACACATGCACCTGTTGTAGGCGTAGCCGTAACCGCTCAATCTGCAGTTCCGGGATGCGGCACAGGAGCGAGCCATGAGGTTGATATTGCAAGCGCAGTTCGTTTGGTCGTGGAGACAGCCAAGGAATTCACGAATGGCACCTGTTCTTTCTACAATGTGGAGGAATATAACCTGATTACTCGTCTGTATGGATCAATGAAAGTACTTCAGACACCAGGGATCCAGGCAGCTCCGTCTGCATAGTTTAGTCGAGAAGGTCACGGTTGAAGCGGCAGTTAAAAATAATGCTGTGGACATACGTGTCTTCTACAGCCGATCTGATATGTAGGAGGCTATAACATGACCAAGCAGCTAGGCATGATTACGATTGGACAAGCTCCACGAACCGATGTTGCGCCTGTCTTAGAAAAGTACCTGGAGGGGCGGGCGGAACTCCTTCAGGTCGGGGTGCTGGACGGACTGTCGGCAACTCAGATCGCTGCGCTGGCCCCGGAACCGGGTGAATATGTGTTGACTTCCCGTCTGCAGGATGGCAGTGCAGCTATCGTATCCCGTGAAAAAATCAGACCGATGCTGAATCAAAAGATTCGTGAATTCGAAGC
This window of the Paenibacillus marchantiae genome carries:
- a CDS encoding DUF1177 domain-containing protein; amino-acid sequence: MPLQKTLLALDALDSAYVNGESVKQLFVQYPQVSVEVLTVQGEKGSTDFVKIIIPGTNGKLSGGQAPTMGIVGRLGGIGARPTRIGLVSDADGAVAAVAAGLKLADMQTKGDSLKGDVIVTTHICPDAPTLPHEPVDFMDSPVDILQMNEHEVLPEMEAILSIDTTKGNRVINHKGIAISPTVKEGYILRVSDDLLRIMEMTTGQLPVTFPITTQDITPYGNDLYHINSILQPAVATHAPVVGVAVTAQSAVPGCGTGASHEVDIASAVRLVVETAKEFTNGTCSFYNVEEYNLITRLYGSMKVLQTPGIQAAPSA